The DNA region GTTTGTGTAGAAGGCTTTTATTAAAAGGATCTTTCGGGATAAATAAATTCTTTCTTTTATTAGAAACTTCAAGTTGTTCTATTATATTCACTAATCTAGGATAAAATTGAAGGCGGTTTAATATTATATTTCTAGCCTCACTTAATTGATCAATATTTTTATCCCAAAACTTTCCGGTCATAGCTAATTCAATTTCCGAAACTGTGTCTAATGGAGATTCTATATTCACGGGGATAAAGGAATTCGAGGGTAGATACTTACCTAAATTAGGACAACCGTAGTAAAAGGGGACATTCCATGAAAGTATAGCATCCTGAATCTTTTCAGTCCAATAATCATTACCGATAAAATTTTCCGCTGCTATTGTGTATTTTGAATATTTTAAAACTTCAATTTTATCATCAATTGGATTAAATCCTCTTCCAAAAAGCTTAAAGGGGATTGATGTATTTTTAAGATGTTCAATTAAATTTAATCTCAATTGATGTGCAGGAAATAAATTAATATTACTTGTTATCCATGAGACTTCATCTTTTTTATCTTCTAAACTAGACACATCAGATTTTAATAATTGATCATAGGTCAAGTTAATGTGCCATGGCAATGCAGCTTGCTCATGTATTATTTTTACTTTGGGGAAATCAAAATGAGAAACAACAAGGTCAAAATAAGGGAAGTACTCTCGATTATATAAATTTCTCTCTAATGGAGGTTCTTGGACAATTAGAACTGACCCGCCTTTTTTAATTTTGCAGTTAACATCCTTTAAAGGATAATTTAAAACTACCAAATAATCAGCCTCGGGAATTTCTTCCTCAGTAAAAAAATATCCCTTCCATTCTGAACTACAACCAGGCGATTGTCTAGCAATTTCCGGAAATTTGTAATTTCTTACTAGCCGAACTATTGGCATTATCGTCTAATTATTTTTTTAACAACTCGTTTAATATTTTCTTTTAAAAGAAACTGCCTATTCCACTTTCTATTTTTCTTTTGAAATTTATCTAGTAATTCTTCCCCATTGATTACCTTATCCCATTCGCCTTCAAAAATTTTTCGAACCTCATCATAAAATATCACATCGTAAGAATGGATTTTATTATAAAGATTTATTAAATTATCTGAAATTTTAGTGCGATCATAATTATTCGCAACATTACGCTTTAAATACTTTTCAATATTAAATCCTTCGTATTGATTTAATATTATACATGTCCGATCAAACTCTTCGGTTAACCCAACATGAAAATATTGATCTTTTATGATTTTCAATGCCACTGTCAACATTTCATCATTAACTTCAACTGTAGGATCAGGAATATTTAGAAACGTTTTTAGTTGAGGATTTTTCCCATAATAAATATCTCCCATTCTAACGTATTCCTCTAAACTGGGTGGAGATTTTACAAACTCGATCCTTTCTTTTAGTTCCGGCTTAACCTTTAAAATCTGATAATATCCAGAGATATGCCGTTGTGCGGGTTTCCGCAATATTGTAAGATATTTTACTGTGCCACTAAAAAGTCGATCCATTCCATATGTTCGGTGTCCCTTTAAAAGATCAATTGAATCAATCACATTTTGAGGAAGGCCAGAAAACTCTTTTTTTGAATCATCATGTTCTGTCTGATTGCCATTAATAGTATAGACTTTTCCGGAAAATGAGTTGTCAATTATAGAATAAAGTGTGGTGCCAGCTGTTTTGGGAATATGGTGAAATATAATATGATCCGCGGCTTTAATTTTCATTTTTTAGAACAAATTACAATTTCTGTTGAAGGCCCTTCAGTTTTTAATTTCGTAAATAATAATTCCAAAGGATAAAAAAATGACCCAACGATTGAACTGAACCGCTTATTCCTATAAATAAGTTTTTCCTGAGTTACCCATATCCATTTTAGAAATTTTCCTCTCGCATCAACAGGAGCGTTCATGAAAACAAATGCAGGCTTACGATATTCAACTTTAAAACCTGCCTCATTTAATGCATTGTAAAATTCATCTATATTCCTAGAAACATGATGTTGGCTTCTAAATGTTTTATCGTGAATAAAATTATCAGTTAATATCAGCTTCCCATTTTTATTAAGAAGTGCATTGATATTTTTTAACGCATTTAAAAATTTCTCATCATCAACTATGTGAAATAACACATCAAAAATACTTATTACATCATAAGTACCCTGATTTAAGGTTTTAACGTCATTGCTTGATGAAATGTCTAAGCAGTAAAAATTATTTTCAGGAAATTTCTCTTTTAAATTTTCAACCGCCACTTGTGTGATATCAGCGCCTTCAACATTCTTTATTTTTTGCTTATTCCATAAATCAATATAAAATCCAGTTCCTGATCCGATATCCAAAACATTTGTTGAAGAATTATTCAAAGAAATTTTTTTTATAGCTCTTTTAAAAATTCTGGTCCTCACCTTATACATCCATTTATTATATTCCTCACCCAGGCCAATATAACCTACACCATGAAGGCTATAATCATTTTTTAGCCTCTTTTCCCAATATTCCTTTGCGTTAAAATCTGACATTTCTGGTTTTTATTAATTCAAAAATAATAAATATTAATGGTTATTTCTTTTCAATTTTGACCTCAAAACCAATAGGATCCGTTTAAATAAAGTTTCATTTTTAGTAGAAATCCAGATAATTGCACCGTTCCCCGTCGCTTTCGCACGATTAACAAATCGAGACTCCATTATTTTATAATGAAAATTCATGGCAAATTTAGTCAGCCCCAGATTAACATCGAAATGAGAAAATCTTAATTTTTCCAACCAAGTAATGTAATTTGTAATTTCTTTTTCTTCAAAATTTAATAAATCAGTATATCCCAAATGTATTTGCAAAAGGTTATTAGTACATTCAATCCCAAATTCTGGGAATAATTCTTCATAAAACCTAGTTACTCTTTCTGATAATGTCTCCCGATTCCTTACCGTAACATTATGTTCCAAAATCCGGTATTTATATAATGCTTCCTGCAGATTGTGAAATTTGGCAATGGAAAACAAGGAAAGCCACATTACGCGATCTTCCATGTGAATATGACGTTCAGAATATCGGATTTGGTGATGGTTTAAAACTGACATCCGAAAAATTGCACTGGCGTGACCAACCATACTTTTATAAAAAATACAAGGTCGAATCATCTCATCTGTTTCATTGTATTTCCAAATGGAATTATCATTCCCAAAAGTTTCAATGAATGATCCGCAAACACCGATTTCCGGATGAGATTCCATAAAGTCCAGGAGTTTTGCAAGACGATCAGGTGTGCTGATATCGTCACCGTCCATTCGGACCATATACGGGGTAGAAATACAGTCTAATCCTCTGTTTAATGTGCCAACCAAACGGAGATTGGTCTCATTCTTTAAATAAATAATTCTGGGGTCGGAATAAGATAAAATGATATCCTCAGATTTATCGGTTGATGCGTCATTGATAATTAAAAAATCAAAATCAGCATAAGTTTGATTTAAGATACTATCAATGGCTTCCTTTAAATACGGCTCACAATTGTAAACCGGCATTAACACTGTAATTTTTTTATTCGAATTCATTCTTCTTCCAACAAAGCATTTTCTAATCTTTTTAAGCGCTCTTCTAAAGCTTTGTTTTTTTCTTCTGCTAGTTTTATTCTTCGTTCCAAATCATCAATTTCTTTCTCTTTTAGTTTAAGCTCTGCCGTTTTTACTTCCAATGCTTTAATAGCCGCAAAATTTACTCCATCTGCATCTACCAATGAAATCGTAGAATCGCTTTCTCCCATTTTAAAGGCAGCATAAAAATCCTGAGCCATGGGCCCCATGTGGATGATCGAAGAGTCCTGCGTTTTGTAGCTCCAGGTATATACCGGAAGTGCCTTTAATCCCTCTAAAATATGATCTGAATTTACCTTTCTAATATTATTCTTCATTTGCCGGTCGCTTAATGTAGACCATGATCCTCCCCCGGCAGCAAGACTTACCCCAGAAGTAAGAGCCGTATTTGAATACAACATATAACCACCTGAAGCACGCACCATAAATTGGTTGTCTGCCGTATTTGTTGTTACTGCAGCAGAAGAAGCATCTGCAAATACAAAACTACCCCGTTTGCCCCCCGTTGAACTATTATATCCCATCGACAATGAATAATCGCCGGAGGCTGTAGTTTGATAACCGAAGGCTAAGGATGCAATCCCTGTGGAATTACAATGATATCCTATACAAATCGACATCGAATCATTAGCGATAGGTCCCCTTCCTAATGCAATTGCATATGGACCACTTGCCTGTCCACCCGAACCAACCGCAAAACTATTAAAACCAGAAGCGATATTACCCCATCCTATAGCAGCTGAATTCGTTCCTAAAGCCTGATTTTGTTGTCCGGAAGCAAATGAATTATCCCCCTTTGCAATATTGTTAAAACCTCCCGCAAATGAGTTGTTTCCTATATTAGAAATATCCCATTCCGAAGCAGAAACTGTTCCCGCTCTAAATGCTGCTTTAGAAGGAAACCACATCATTCGTGTTCCGGCACCTGAAATAGGTAAAGTTGCTCCATTTCCAAAAGTTCCTGCTGCAATAAACCCATTTGGTGACTCCAGATGTAAATCCGCTAGTGGATTTACCGTTCCGATTCCGATCCGGCCGGTTGAAGTAAATCTTGCTCTTTCCACATTATTTGTACGCAGTACCAAATCAGTTGCGTCCGTAGTACCAAGAAATTGAGAAGATGAATTTATCCCCGAATTTCCACTTAACAACCAGGAAGCAGGGATGTTTCCGCAATTCCATGCAAATGTAGAGGAGTCGGAATAGTAAGCATAATTTGAACTATCAGAGAAAGATGAATTATTGCTGAATAAGGACGAATCTGCATACGTAGAATATAAAACTGAATCAGGTTGATGAATCAAATAATCAGCAACAATTGCAGTATCTGCATGCGTGGCAACTGAACTTGTATAGGCAAACAAAACCGTATCCACTACCATTTCATTTTGTGGAACCCAATTGAAACCATTCCATTTTAATACCTGTCCAACCTGAACTCCTGAGGTGTCCACATCAAACAAATCATTTATTGAAAGAGGATTTAATAAGGCATTTGCTTTTAAAGCATAAAGTGAATAAGGAACAGAATAAAATTGAAGTGTGTCGATAAAAGTATATACACTTCCGCCGTTTATATCTACCTCCACTTGGATAAAGTGCGGACCACTACCCCAATTAATTGCACTAAACGAGGGTTGTGACCCTGTATTTGTGGAAGTACCCGTACCAATTACTACGAAAAACAAACCTTGCTCATTGGTTGTTGTTTGATGCACTTCTTGCCAAACATTTTGACCATTTATTGATCCTTCAAGAATGGTAAAACGCAAACTGATGGATTGGGTGGTGACCAAAGAACCACCTGTATTCCGAAGGAGCCCCTGGTAGCTGATACCTTGAGGAACACTTTGAGCAAAAAGTGATCCAAATAAAAATATCAAAAGGCTTGAAACAATATATTTCATGCTAATTATTTCTTAGTGTTTAACTTTTCTTCAAGAATTTTTATTCGTTTTTCCTGTAGAGATTGATCCGTTTCTAACTGTGTTGTTCTGTTTTTTAAATCAGCGGTTTCAACTTTGATTAAATAGGAATTTATTCTATTGTTAATGCCTTTTGCACAAACCAGAATTACGCCATCCATATCTGAACATACAATGGAAGACTCATTTTCACCTAAACCAAATACCTTGTAAAAATCCTGAGCATATGGTCCAATATGATTAACACCTTTTTGCGATTTATAACTCCAAAAATAAACAGGAACGGAACGCACCAATACCAATACACTTTCGGGATTAACTAATTGAATATTTCGCTTTTTTGTACTGTCACTAATACTTGACCAACTTCCTGAACCGGGAAACAAAACAACACCCATTGTATTTAATGGATCAGTATAAAAAACATACCCACCATCAGCACGGGTAACAAACATATAATTGGCAGAAGGAACGGTGTTTACCACTGCACTGCCATCACCCCAGATAAAACCACCTAATCTTGTTCCCGAACTAACCGTTGAACCTAAAGCGGAAGAAAAATTTCCTTGTGCAGTAATCGCAACTCCAAGTGCTGTTGTAACATTTCCTAAAGCATTTGCCTTATGTCCGATAGCTACTCCGGTTGTATTCGTGCAACGGTTATGCCGACCTATGCACACCGTTCTTATACCTGTGGCCAAGCAACTATCACCCATGGAAAACGAAGTTCCTGATCCTGCAATACCTGTTGCGGTTGATTTGTTCACCCTTCCAAAGGAAACACCATTGTCACCCGAAGCATCATTTCCTGAGCCTGAGGAAAAAGAATAATCTCCTGAAATATTATTTTCGCCAAAAGCAATGGAATATAATCCTGTATTTAAACTATCCCATTGGATCGCATCTGCTTTTCCTGCTCTAAATGCACTTCGCGTACCTGACCATACCATGGAAGCTCCAGGAGAAAATGGATGAGTTCCTGTACCAGGACTTCCTTTCATTAAAAAACCCAGGTTAGAATATAATGCATATCCCGGAATACTGGTTCCACTACCTTGTACAAAATCACCAGCAGGATTTATCGACCAAATCAAATTGTTATTAGTTTTAACAAGAAAAGAAATAGAATCATTCGTGCCAATGTAATTTTGATTGCATTGAAGATTACCATCCAATTCCCAAAGTTGATTTGGATAATAAATGGCATAATTTGCAGTATCTGCAAAAACAGTATGTATGGTTGAATCTGCTGTTCCGCTATTTAACGCAAACAAAACAGAATCAGAAAAAGCTGCATATGAAACTGTATCAATGACAAAATCCCAAACAAAATTCGAGCTATCTACATGGTTTGCTAATAAAGAATTCCATGCAAACAAAACAGTATCACTCGTGTGATCGATTGAATTATAAAATTCAATTCCATCATAGGAAATTAAATCTCCTTGTTGAACATTTAAAATAGTAGCATCAGAAAGTTCTTCCAGTGTTGGATTTTGGTCCAATGCAACCGCTGTATCAGTTTCCAAAGCATAGGGCTGTGCGAACAATCTTACATCACCAAGTGATTGAAATACGCCTGTTCCACTGGTGTCGAAATCGATGTGTAAGCTGATCTCAGCATCTAACCAGGGAATTTGATCAAAGGATAATACGCTTCCGGCATTGGTGGAAACACCGGTTCCGATAATCGTTGTAAGTAATCCCT from Flavobacteriales bacterium includes:
- a CDS encoding sulfotransferase family 2 domain-containing protein; this encodes MKIKAADHIIFHHIPKTAGTTLYSIIDNSFSGKVYTINGNQTEHDDSKKEFSGLPQNVIDSIDLLKGHRTYGMDRLFSGTVKYLTILRKPAQRHISGYYQILKVKPELKERIEFVKSPPSLEEYVRMGDIYYGKNPQLKTFLNIPDPTVEVNDEMLTVALKIIKDQYFHVGLTEEFDRTCIILNQYEGFNIEKYLKRNVANNYDRTKISDNLINLYNKIHSYDVIFYDEVRKIFEGEWDKVINGEELLDKFQKKNRKWNRQFLLKENIKRVVKKIIRR
- a CDS encoding class I SAM-dependent methyltransferase, with the translated sequence MSDFNAKEYWEKRLKNDYSLHGVGYIGLGEEYNKWMYKVRTRIFKRAIKKISLNNSSTNVLDIGSGTGFYIDLWNKQKIKNVEGADITQVAVENLKEKFPENNFYCLDISSSNDVKTLNQGTYDVISIFDVLFHIVDDEKFLNALKNINALLNKNGKLILTDNFIHDKTFRSQHHVSRNIDEFYNALNEAGFKVEYRKPAFVFMNAPVDARGKFLKWIWVTQEKLIYRNKRFSSIVGSFFYPLELLFTKLKTEGPSTEIVICSKK
- a CDS encoding glycosyltransferase gives rise to the protein MPVYNCEPYLKEAIDSILNQTYADFDFLIINDASTDKSEDIILSYSDPRIIYLKNETNLRLVGTLNRGLDCISTPYMVRMDGDDISTPDRLAKLLDFMESHPEIGVCGSFIETFGNDNSIWKYNETDEMIRPCIFYKSMVGHASAIFRMSVLNHHQIRYSERHIHMEDRVMWLSLFSIAKFHNLQEALYKYRILEHNVTVRNRETLSERVTRFYEELFPEFGIECTNNLLQIHLGYTDLLNFEEKEITNYITWLEKLRFSHFDVNLGLTKFAMNFHYKIMESRFVNRAKATGNGAIIWISTKNETLFKRILLVLRSKLKRNNH
- a CDS encoding tail fiber domain-containing protein translates to MKYIVSSLLIFLFGSLFAQSVPQGISYQGLLRNTGGSLVTTQSISLRFTILEGSINGQNVWQEVHQTTTNEQGLFFVVIGTGTSTNTGSQPSFSAINWGSGPHFIQVEVDINGGSVYTFIDTLQFYSVPYSLYALKANALLNPLSINDLFDVDTSGVQVGQVLKWNGFNWVPQNEMVVDTVLFAYTSSVATHADTAIVADYLIHQPDSVLYSTYADSSLFSNNSSFSDSSNYAYYSDSSTFAWNCGNIPASWLLSGNSGINSSSQFLGTTDATDLVLRTNNVERARFTSTGRIGIGTVNPLADLHLESPNGFIAAGTFGNGATLPISGAGTRMMWFPSKAAFRAGTVSASEWDISNIGNNSFAGGFNNIAKGDNSFASGQQNQALGTNSAAIGWGNIASGFNSFAVGSGGQASGPYAIALGRGPIANDSMSICIGYHCNSTGIASLAFGYQTTASGDYSLSMGYNSSTGGKRGSFVFADASSAAVTTNTADNQFMVRASGGYMLYSNTALTSGVSLAAGGGSWSTLSDRQMKNNIRKVNSDHILEGLKALPVYTWSYKTQDSSIIHMGPMAQDFYAAFKMGESDSTISLVDADGVNFAAIKALEVKTAELKLKEKEIDDLERRIKLAEEKNKALEERLKRLENALLEEE
- a CDS encoding tail fiber domain-containing protein, producing the protein MKRLALLFFLVLSALVGSTQTNNGFYYQAVMRDINAWPISNHSVTLRFSFFNTLVPSSVFWQEDHSLISDSKGLLTTIIGTGVSTNAGSVLSFDQIPWLDAEISLHIDFDTSGTGVFQSLGDVRLFAQPYALETDTAVALDQNPTLEELSDATILNVQQGDLISYDGIEFYNSIDHTSDTVLFAWNSLLANHVDSSNFVWDFVIDTVSYAAFSDSVLFALNSGTADSTIHTVFADTANYAIYYPNQLWELDGNLQCNQNYIGTNDSISFLVKTNNNLIWSINPAGDFVQGSGTSIPGYALYSNLGFLMKGSPGTGTHPFSPGASMVWSGTRSAFRAGKADAIQWDSLNTGLYSIAFGENNISGDYSFSSGSGNDASGDNGVSFGRVNKSTATGIAGSGTSFSMGDSCLATGIRTVCIGRHNRCTNTTGVAIGHKANALGNVTTALGVAITAQGNFSSALGSTVSSGTRLGGFIWGDGSAVVNTVPSANYMFVTRADGGYVFYTDPLNTMGVVLFPGSGSWSSISDSTKKRNIQLVNPESVLVLVRSVPVYFWSYKSQKGVNHIGPYAQDFYKVFGLGENESSIVCSDMDGVILVCAKGINNRINSYLIKVETADLKNRTTQLETDQSLQEKRIKILEEKLNTKK